One segment of Rhodopirellula baltica SH 1 DNA contains the following:
- the lipA gene encoding lipoyl synthase, translated as MIFCLSSGQTPMAFRLPVVAEPEMPAGTDVSSTGRLPRWLKRPIPKSNSNHLTDSLMEEYGLETVCDNAKCPNRMECYSQQTATFMVLGNVCTRPCGFCAVSRGRPPAAPAVDEPDRIAKAAERLGLKHVVITSVTRDDLPDGGADHFHNCVIAVRERTGATTEVLTPDFVHCKEALARVIEAKPTVFNHNMETVPRLYRRVRGPKSDYAWTLEMMRQVKRYDAEVKTKSGLMLGLGEERGELLDALSDLREHDVDFLTLGQYLQPGEKYLPVVRYVPPEEFDELADIAKSMGFKKVASGPFVRSSYHARDMAETE; from the coding sequence TTGATTTTTTGCCTTTCATCCGGACAGACGCCGATGGCTTTTCGATTGCCAGTTGTCGCCGAACCAGAAATGCCTGCGGGCACCGACGTCAGCTCGACGGGACGGTTGCCACGTTGGCTCAAGCGGCCCATCCCCAAATCCAACTCGAATCATTTGACCGATTCGTTGATGGAAGAATACGGGTTGGAAACCGTATGCGACAACGCCAAGTGCCCCAACCGGATGGAGTGCTACAGCCAGCAAACGGCGACGTTCATGGTTCTGGGGAATGTTTGTACCCGCCCATGTGGTTTCTGTGCCGTCAGCCGTGGACGCCCACCGGCTGCCCCCGCCGTCGATGAGCCAGATCGCATCGCCAAAGCGGCCGAACGATTGGGGCTGAAGCACGTTGTCATCACCAGCGTCACGCGAGATGACTTGCCCGACGGAGGTGCCGACCATTTCCACAACTGCGTCATCGCAGTTCGGGAACGCACCGGGGCGACCACCGAAGTCCTCACGCCTGACTTTGTGCACTGCAAGGAAGCGTTGGCTCGGGTCATCGAAGCAAAACCGACCGTGTTCAATCACAACATGGAAACCGTGCCACGTCTTTACCGCCGAGTCCGCGGTCCAAAGAGTGACTATGCTTGGACGTTGGAAATGATGCGGCAAGTCAAACGCTACGACGCCGAAGTCAAAACCAAGAGCGGTTTGATGCTTGGATTGGGCGAAGAACGAGGCGAGTTGCTCGACGCTCTGTCAGATCTTCGCGAACACGATGTCGATTTCCTGACGTTGGGCCAGTACCTGCAACCGGGCGAGAAATACTTGCCCGTCGTTCGCTATGTTCCGCCAGAAGAATTCGATGAATTGGCCGACATCGCCAAATCAATGGGATTCAAAAAGGTCGCCAGTGGCCCCTTTGTGCGAAGTAGCTACCACGCCCGTGACATGGCCGAGACTGAGTGA